Genomic segment of Panicum virgatum strain AP13 chromosome 9N, P.virgatum_v5, whole genome shotgun sequence:
accacattgcaactagacggacgcggcatgaggtcccacgtctggttggcaagaagagccgcgtactcctcttccatcgcgcgacgccagtgatgATCCGTCAAGGCGttgcggacagaggagggtacccgagagacccgcggctctccctcggtggcagaGAGAGTCGCGGTcggagacgccatccgccgaatcgccatgggatggatatgccgaggatcccgatggacgacgggcgagtggtacaccgccggttcggctcgagagggagccgcaGGAGCCttcggagcaggaggcggcgccggtgtcggcaccgaatgacgccggtacacctgcaccggctcagcgtaccgcacaggtgcaggggaaggcaccggggccgcgcgtggcgcagcgggagacaccggggcAGCGCGTGgtgcagcaggagacaccgggtccgcgcgcggcacgatcggaggtccgggggccacgcgtggcgcgactgcgggcaccggggccgcgcttggcgcagcagggatcaccgggaaCGATGCCGATgtaccgggaaaacctgcagttaaaggacagacaggaaaaggtggctgaaccaccagGTCAGttggaaacagagactccagctctgGGTCAGGCGAAGGTGTGGAGGaagtggagtaggggaaatccgactcgttaaagacgacgtgtcgggatatcaggacgcggcgagaggtgaggtcaaagcatcggtaccccttgtggtctgGGGAGTAATCAAAGAACatacaacgagtcgagcggggcgccagcttgtgaggagcagtggcggaggtgttagggtaacacgcatacccgaagacccgaaggtggtcgtagcgaggaggggtaccgaaaagagcgtgatgtggagtgggagcaggagaagcagtggacggaagacggttgatcaagtaggtggcggtgtggaggcacTCAGCCCAGAAGTGCGAGgacagagaggcctggatcagaagggtgcgcacgacgtcgttcgtcgtgcgaatcatccgctaagccttgccgttctgaggagagatatacggacaagacatacgcagctgaacaccccgagagaggaagaaagaacgggaggtggagttgtcgaactcccgtccgttgtcacactggacggctttaacggtgaggccgaactgagtggacacccaggcaaagaagtggaggagggtggggaaggtcttaGACTTGGCGtgcaaaggaaacgtccaagagtagtgcgagaaattatcgaccaccaccagatagtacttataacCAGAAAGGCTGAGTACatgagaggtccacaggtcacagtgaacaagatcaaaagcatgcgtcgcatgcgaagaagaaaaagggagccgaacatgacgaccgagctggcacgcatggcagagggactcagcaggagccctagtactaGGAACAACGGCACTACGattgagctgagccagaacgtcgcggccagggtgaccaagacggcggtgccaggtggtggaagatggCATCGCGGCAAAAGCAACAGACCAAGACtgccagggcgaagaagaaggcgagagtgtggcagcggaagaagtaaggcgaagggtgtaaaggggccccgtgctgtcacaccggtgTAGCGAACGCctggaggccgaatcctttacagtgaggccagaagaatcaaactcgatggaacaagaattgtcagctgtaaactgacgaatggaaagaaagttatgaaccatctgcagagcaacaaggacattggaaAGACGAAAGaagccaggagcagaacccacggcggtgacagaaagacaagacccgtcaccaaccatgatagaagaaggacaagaggggtgtgtgggtcggacagaagagaggataccggcatgtggggtggtgtggaaggaggcacccgagttgGCGATCCACTcgatgctgaccggcggcgtccgccctatggcgctgaaggactgcgccagtgcggcctggtcccaccccccaggccaggtcggctgctggctgggtggagTGGGAGGGGTTCAGGACGGCGCGAACAGatgagcagcagcggcgagcatggccgccggctggggctgaggacgagcCCCTCCCCCCCGACCCTGAATCGGCCACATCGGGATGCGCCCTGGCCATGgggcgctgaaggatggccagggcgtacctccagggccaggagcaggagtgggagcgggagccggagtcggAGTGCCCCGACGGCCTCCACCAGTACCACCAGAGGTAGCACCGctagcaccaccaccacgtccgccCCGACGACGACACCCGCGGCCTCCTCCACtcccggtctggccggtgagatgagcaccaaggagggggtcggtcCGGGATAAAGATCCAGAGGGCGGAGCTTGGTGggtcttggcggcgaggagggccgcggcgagagcagcTTCGGCCgtagcagcgccggcggcgatcggcTGCCCactgaaggcggcggcggcgaatagCCCGTCCGCGGGGGGCATCCCGAACGTATgccacgcggcggcgagggaggcagcggcccgcgcggggtccctgggcgcgacggcctgcgcggtggcctgcgcgcgtgcgcggcggtgagggaggcggcagcggcggtggcggcgccgctcgTGCCCCCTGCGCCCGCACCCCCTGCAGCAGCAGCGGTCGGCAGCGGGccgggaggaggtggtggtggcccgCCTGCGCCGGGCCCCGCGGCTGCAGCTAGCGCGGCGACGTAGGGCAGCGCAgctagccagccagcagtagcagcggcggcggcgggcgaatcgggcagggaagggaggagggagggaggagagggcaggggcggccgtgccgtgccgagcGCAGGAACGACAGCAGGCCACGGCTGCACCACGCCGGGAGCAGAGCCGCACCAGGCcagggcaggggcaggggcgggaggacccgcgcccccggcggccgcacccagggcggcggcgcagcgggccggcgcggtggcggcctggAGGCAGCCCGGCGGCCAGGGCtgggcggccggagcagagccccAGTGGCCCGCGCCTGCTGCGCCAGAGGCCCCGCCAGATCTtgcagcaggggagggaggagggagggaggagagggcagGGGCGGGAGGACCCGCGCCCCCGGCGGCAGcgcccagggcggcggcgcagcgggccaacacggcggcggcctggaggcaGCCCGGCGGCCAGGGCTGGGCGGTCGGAGCCCCGCCAGATCTtgcagcaggggagggaggagggagggaggagagggaagggaaggagaggttcggcggcgctggcggccggccggccatggaggcggcggcggcggccatgagcTAGGCTGATACCATGTAAGAGAGGGAgaataggagagaataatggcttgtattcctccaaaccctagaagggtgggatatatcgttcctatacatgggcctctagatgggcctctatacatgggctcaatatacaccaaccgACTCCAGAGCCATAATATGATTTATGATAGAAAATGTACTGTATTATTTTCACATGGCAACACGTTGCCGACTTTTCTTACTTTGattcttattccacttctttcTTTTATAGTTCCCTGCTTGTATcacgaaagaaaagaaaaaatgatcAACAGACCAAATAGCAGTTGCTTCTCAACATATTTTGAAGAAAGTTCAATATATCTTTCTCAACTGTGTAATCTAATCCGTGTTGCAAACCTTGTGTTCAGATCAGTTTGTCAGTAACTTAAAATCATTCTATCAACTAGTTGCCAAGTAAGCTTGAAAAGTCTTTGTGTTCATCTGGGCTATCATTGGCAGGGCAGGGTTATAGGCTCCATGGGCGCGGACATGCTCCTAGTGCACATTTCAGGGCCAATCTCAGTGACCCCTTCTTCCTGTGTAATTATAATTCCGCTGATCAGCAACCTTGTTCTGAAGATGTCGTTATTTAATTAAATGAAAGGAAAAAGGTAGCATAGAGAAAACACAACCCATACGGCCATACCTTTGCAAGGTTCCTGAAGTAAATTGTTGTGTAGTTCCCCGTTGGGAAGAAAACTTCTATTAGATCTCCAAGAACCAACTGGGGCTGGGAGATAGCGCCATCATACCAATCTTAAGGAAAAAGAAGGACAATGTCTATTATACCATTTCTTTGTGATGGAAAAATCGATTGGATCATTAAACGAGTGAAAGATATGAATCTGGAGTTTAGCAATAAGAATGCTTCTATTACCAAGTGTCCCAGAAGCTCCTATCCTTTTGTCAAACCTCCATATGCTGCGGTTTGATACAAAACTAAAACAGGAGTCATGGCTAACATTAATATTCTCCAAAAACGTGGATAGTTTGTACTCTGCAGGCTCCAAAGCATATGTCTGATCTATTACCACGTCCACTGTCTGGCAATATATGTGAACCAAGCTTAATTAGATGATACTTTAGAGTCATTGAAATATGTGCTAAGTAATAGATCATTTGGTGTTTTGCAGTTGTTTATTTGATATAATTCAAATGTTAATTTTGTCAAAGTTTGCTGAGAAATAAAATGAAGGGGCCTTTTGTGCATCATATTCAACAGTGAGCGGGCCAAGTATCTAACTTTATAAAGTGGTAATATTAGGTTCAATACGATTGATACTCACACAAAGAATAGCATGAAAGTTGTCCATATCCTCTGAATCTGAACTATTAAATCTCTTATTTGTAATAGTTGCATCGACAATTTCTGCTCCTGCATCTGTGACGTACTGCTCATGAAACCAAACATGCACATCAGCGGTCCACACTCCAcatttcttttatttgtttgtttgaCAACTACACTATGTAGCCTTCAATAGAAAGTGATCTTACCTGTAAGGCATAACTTTCTTTGACGAATGTCCACATTCCCTGCAGCGGAAGATGGAGCATGTGTTACTCGAATTTATGAGAAAGTTACCATTTTACTGGTTTTGTAGTTGCATACCTGTGTGTATTCAATCCACGCTACTATAGGCTTGAATCTCGTGCTAAGGTTTGCTGCTGCTTTGCTTAAGCACAAGTAGTTTCTCTTTATCTGCAATGACATGCTACAGAAATGAAACAAATAGTCTGCAGAGTGTGGTTTCATGGCACAGTCATATGACATAAAACCATAGCACCATACTTTAGTGCATATGCATTATAATTCAAATAGAGTTACATTTGGCGGTCTTAACTGCATCATAGACAGCATTTGCCCTGTCTTCAGAATTTGTGAAAGTTCCCAAGTACTTGATCCACTCAGCCCTCTGGAGAGAACCATTGAAGAGACAGTATCTAAGTTTTAGGCATATGAACAACTAGAAAAGTTCCAGCTAGAAAAGTTCCAGAGGAGGTCAGGTTCCTGTTACTGCTCTACCTGCAATGGTGTATCCTCTTCCAAGGGTACATATGCTGCAAAGTTGCAACCTTTATCTTCATCTATATTGCTTATGAATTCTGCACTAAACTTCGAGAGTGTCTGTGCATCAGTCCTATTAACAAGTTGGGTATTTCCACTTGTGTACGATTGGAGGACACACTGAGAAGCAACTTGGTTTGATGTTATTCCCTTCAAACTTTCTAGCACTCCAAGTAGCTGCAGACATGTCAGATCTACTCATGAACTCAATAATAAACACCATAAGCTTAGGACATTTACTTCTGCACTATCTTTGGTTTTCTGTTTTTTTGGCTGCCTCTTGTTTCATTGTGTATGCATGGTGCTTATTAGTAACTGATAACTACAATTTTCATAGCTTTTGGTACAGACTAGATGAGGAATTGAATAGAATACAAATGTTTCTCAGAttttgttctcttttttttttccggcaGAAGGATCCATTCGGCATTTGGACTATGCTGCAGAGTCTCAGTTTGTATCTCGCATTTGCTCACCTCAAAGAATGACACTGCAGATAAAGGTGGAAACAGTATTACTCCAATCCGGTACAGATTTATgtacagaaaaaaagagagcaaAAGTACTTGGCAACAAAATGGAGTTGCCCTGGGCTATTttcagttcaaaaaaaaaaaagttgtcatGGGCTATCTATTCAGTTCAAGGAAAGAAAGCAGAAGGAAAAAAGAGTGAGGTCTCACTCTCATAACCCTGTTCCTTTTCAAAAAGAAAGATTCTCTTGTACGGATGTATTTATCTCGGTGCTAACTGAATTACTGAACGAAACTGATGAAGTGAATATTTCAGATGAGAAAAGTTCAGAAATGCCATTGTTGCATTTCTTTGGATCATTTACCGTGGCTTGGTATGCATTAGATGTGCGTTCCCAATTTTGCAGTATCTGTGTTCGAGGGGGTGTTTGGACTGGAATTGCTCGATTTTGTACTGATTGCGCGGTAAGCACGTACCTGGAGAAGCCGTGGTGTCGACAGAGAAGTTGGCGAGGGGGATGACGAACGACTTGATCCTACCCGTGCAGTACTTCGTTTTGGCTGCCATCTTGGACGTGTTCTGCACACGCGCAGTTCGCCCAATTTTCACTTGGAAATTAACTGACGAAGAATCTGATGCCGCAACTTGCAAATGCTTTAGCTATGGGCAGCTCCGAGTGACGCATACCTGCATGAGAAGGTAGCTCTTGCCGTCGCCTGAGTTCTTAATGACCTTGAAGCTCCGGCCGTAGTAAATCTGAAACATCCTAGCGTCCTCCACTCTGGACACCGGCCCGgccaccaccggcgccggcgcggccttgAGCTTTGCCGGCACGGCCGTGGCCGCTAAAGCGACCGTCCACAGCGAGAGCGCCGGCCACAGCGCCGCCCAGAGCAGCACCACCTGCAAGCAGCAGCTACAACTATGGGCTACCGCCATTGCCCGAATGCGTCTCACGAGCTCGTGAATTGTGATGCCCCCTGATAGGACGAATACACGAGAGCCCGTGACCGTGCGGCCGTGGCAGACGCGCGTTGGGAAGCTCTTCTTGTCACGGCGCGGAATCAGTAGGATTCTTGTGAATGCATGAATTGAGGGCAACGCATGTGCAGCGTGTGCTGGCGCATTGCGATGCATGCCTTGGATGGTTGCGTTTTGGTCAGTTGGTTCGTGATCCTTATTTGTAGCATGCCTGTACAGTAGTCGATTGCACTACTGTACAGCATTATAAAAAGCCATTTTGTAGGGTGCCTTATTTTTTCTAGAGGTAGTCTAAAAGATAATCCGCTCCTACAAATGGTGCAGGATTAGTGTAGCATTTCACTCATCTCTGGAAATGATTTCTTAGGGGTGGGTGAAGGCATTACCCGTCCCTAGAAATAGCCACAATTTTTAGAGGCAAGATACCATCACCCGCCTTCTAAAAAGTCATTTTAGGGGTGGTGGCACCATAACTCGCCTCTGAAAATGGTGACCATTTTCATGGACGGGTGACGCCATTACCTGCACctaaaaaatgtatttttagggacAGATTATGATGTCATTTTAAAGGCGGGTGACGGCATTTCTAAGGACGGGCCCACCCCTGCAAACAACTATTTATATCTGCGAAAAGCAGGAGGAAGTAATatacccacccctacaaatggtgtTTTACCTACCCCTAAATATCATTTTTTTAGTATGCAATCGTCCATCTGCTCTTAAAAAAATTGATGTTGTAGAACTAGAAATCAGATAATTCAATATAAGCACATATCAAAAATTGTCTCCTTTTGGGTGAACTGTGTAAGGATATTAATCCTtgaatttttataaaaaatatcatAATATAAGATTACATGCATTTTAAATCTTTTTTCTATAAGTACATTATATTACATCCTTCTTTAGacaataattttttaaataagataaAAAGATTTCATATGCCTGTGTATGGTTCCGCGGGGAGCCACCTGCTCGCGCGCCTTCCCGTGGAGCTCAACCTCACGGCGTCGGCCAACACGATGGTCCCGTGGAGCTCCTGCGCCCGGCTATCTTGCTGCTGCCGAATGGATAAgggtaaagaaaaaaaaagtatataaCGACTGAGATTTGGCTCATTTGTTGAAGTGTATCACATATGGAGAGAAAATTTTAACTCAATAGTAATATGGAGAGTGAAATTTAGTAGATTTTTGGAGTTGCTGAGATAGGAGTATAaaataaagagaaagaaatgtAAAGAAATAAGGAGCATCACGACTAACTTATTTACACCTGCTGAGTATTCGTGGTTCACCTCTATCTCTAAGTAGGGTTACAAAAATCCAAGGCTCACGAGCTATTTATATTAAATTTGCTAAAAATTCAATTCAAGCTAGGCTATATTTAGAATCGCACTAAGCTTGGACCTAATCTGGAGGTCGCGAGCTCTAGTGATCCAAGGTTGAGGTATTCGGTGAAGCTTGAGTATTTCGATTTGTGTGGCATATGCATGCTCCCTATTATCTCTATTAATTAAATTTCCAACCATCAAAAccaaggttttaaatctcccGCTATAGCTATTTGATGCATGATACCACTATTTGAACTCATGTATAATTTAGGCGTTATAGCCTCATTTATCCCGTTATTAGCTATTTTAGAGTTCAGCCGCTAAACctcttagcccgctatttagaACCATGATCAAAACTTTAAACAATATCACTATAGGCTAGAGCGTTGCATTAGCTAGCGAGCTGCTATGTTGCACAAGCTAAAATAGGTACTCTCGCCTCTAAAAGAATGCAATTCTCACTTTATGAGGAGTCaaacaattttaaatttgactaactGCATAATAGTTATATTGCAAACTAAATGTCTTTAGATTATCATGTAACATTTTTCATTTCTAAATCAATTTTGAGACACAAATATTATTAATATTatataaaatttaattaaatttgtTTGACTTCTTGAGAAGCGAGGGTTGCAGTCTTTAACGGGCGGAATACTCTTTCTACTCTCTTTTGATAGTTCTATTTCATTGCGGTATAGTGACAATTCTTCTTGCTTATCATCTTATTAATTACAACTCTTGTTTTCGATGTTATTATATATCTATACTAATTTTTCAAGAGAAATTACTCTGCACGAAATGGAAAGACCATCTATACAATTTCCAAGATGCCAACTTAGATAAaactattaaaaaataattcgGTTTTAGAAATAGGATTataaaaaagattaaataaaGCTAGATGTCCAAATATACTTCTCTTTCTATTTATTTATCAAATTAAATTCGTCTTTTTCAGACCAATTTTAGTGTATAGTTTCATTAAGCTATTTTCAAGAATGCGAAACTCCTTTCGTATTCTATGAAatttttccttctctcttctcGTAGTGACCATATCATATCAACAAATTTGCTCATGTGGTGTATAATATTAatacttataatttttttataaatttttcaCTAAAACTGACCTTACAATATTTCAGGTTCTCcaataaaaattaagaatgtcTCGGGCTTAGTCTCGGGTTCGAATGCTCCAGCTTTAAGTGGCGCTCGAGGTCGGCTCATTGACAGCGCCTCCCGCTCATCTCCTTTTCCTCTGTTTCTTAAACCTTCCCCTTCTCTCGGACTCTCTCCTCTCCTGctcttccttccctggcggcggcgactgggcgagcggcggcgccattttTCCTGTCGTCGCCCAGCccttcgccggcgacgagcgcatcCTCCAGGTATGCCCGCCCCTTCACTTTCTTTCTGCCGTGCGAGACGGAGcactccaaaccctaacaaaactatttgtattcggatctgaatccaTTTACAATAGATTACCTACTAACTTCGATTTCGTTTGCAAGAATTATCGGGTGTACATGTGTACACCCATGTCCTatgctgggtccgcccctgcTCCTTTATGATTAGTTGACTGGTGTTGTTTGAGCTGGACTTAATGGAGATTTTTAGGATGCCCATGCTTTGCATCTTGTGCTGCTGTGCCAACGCGTGGTCTATTGACACTGGTAATATGGTAACAACAAGAAGTGACAAAAGCTTTAGCGAGTAGTTCTTGCTATACTGTTTATATTTCATTGTTTTTTGACTGAGTTGTGTGCACTGATGCCCTTGGAACTTTTCCACCTTTTGTAATTGGATCACTTGTGTCTCAGCGTAATTAACCATTTCAGAACCTGATGTGCTCATTTCATTGTTAAGAAAATGTTCTTTAGTTGTTACTGAAAATTTAGCACAGGGGCAAATAGAAAAATACAGTGAATAGCAGAAGTTTGCAATGCCTTCTCTGTTAAATTTTGTATAGCAGTTAGCTGTAGAAACTTGTTCTTTTACTCTTAGTAGTCATTTGATCCATTCCCTTAACTATGATGACcttgctttttttttaataCCTTGCTCTGCTTTTGATTCACACTCTACCCCATTACTCTGTTGCATTTCTACTACAGCTTGGCAGACCAAATATTCATGTATAAGCTGTACTGTCAGTTTTATGGGTATTGATGTATCTATGTAGGCTTTCAAATTCATAGCTGTTATATAATTTGTTATATCGTGAATCAAACACCCTAATTACCTGACTTTATATTATAAAAAATTCATAGCACTCTGCTGATTTCAGTTATTGGATCCCACATTGTGAAATGCTTGCCAAAGGGAGGAAGGTAGCTGGAAGGGGTGAAGAAATGTCTGCACATTATGCGTTTGGACCACAGGAGGATGATGCGATCATTAAGCACAGGCTTCTAACTAGGACGACAACTACCAGGGGTGAACCACCACTAAAGAAGCTTCAGAAGAAGTTCATGTCCTTTGCCACTGTGATTGAGAAGGATACAGATAACATAAGCGACTGCGAGAGACTGTACAAGGCCTTCATACAGGAAATTAACACCTTTGAACTACCTCTTCTAAAAAGCAAGGTTGTTGTTGATGCAAACATTAGGGAGAAGGATAGCTTTAATGAGCTGCAGGTTGAGATTGAGCGACAGATCTTGCAAGCTCAGACTGATATTGAGGATCTTAAGAAGCAACTTGAGCAGAGCAAGATTGAGAGGCAGCACAAAGAGGAGTGTGAAGCAATCCGGAAGGTGATTTTTTTGCAGCCTCCACGGTCAGAAACTGAGAAACTCATTGCAGATCTTGAGAAGGAGATATCTGATTTGGAGGCTGAGAATGTAGCATGTGTGAGGACTTTGGAACTACGGAAGAAGCAATTTGCCCTTCTTCTACATGTGGTGAGTTTATGCTTAATGTCTTTTCTCTTTTAGGTTTTGTTTTCTCTCTGTATAATATATAGCAGACTAGTAGTGGCACATAGAAAATTAGAAATAGAACTCAATTTGTATAGTATCTCATGTATGACAATTAATAATTTATATGTGCTAATATGTTCAGTATATTTTTTTAGTGAAGTAAAAGTTAGATTATGATTATACATTGATTTCTGAGTTTTACATGAGTGATCACCTAATTCTGAATTGAACATTTGATTATCTACTTGCCTTTCTCATTGGACTGGTGTACAGTTTTTTCCCTTTGACATCATATAATTCTCATGCGGTTCTCCTGCTGGAAAGCTTCTTTTACATACTCATGTGCCTCTAGTTCAGCCTTGTGCATAGTAGATTGGTTTGGGAATATCTGTTCATGTGTTTGTACCTTCTACAGGTTGAGGAATTGCAGATCTCGATTGAAGATGAGCAAAAGAGTATAGCAGATGAGCTGAGAGCTATCGCTGAGGAGAAGATGAGCATAGAAGAAAGCGGCGGTGCTTCAGATGCCATGGCTGTAGACTGATCAAGATACGTCTTGCAATGCACAAATGCTCTGAACCGCATGGTTTGTAGGCCATATTGAAGTTGGTAGATGTCTAATGTGATGGTTTTGTACCTCCTGTAAATTGAGTTGTACGCTGTTTGTAACTGGCTCTTTGTGTTTGTGTACTGTGAAGAAAAGGCACACATTGTTGTGTAGCAAGTGTGTTGTGCACTCCATTATTTTGTGCACGGAATAATACGTAAACCATCCATAGAACTTTGATCTTGCACGGCTCCGAAGTGATAAAAGAAAGGGTGCACTTGCATATGTCTGTATATGTATAGGACTGAAGCCATTCTACATGATCTGCTATCAGACGAACCTCGACCGAAATTGGGTTTGTCATCCATACTGCACAAACTATTCTAATCACTCCTAAACTGGTTGTAGAGTATGAGCATCTCTGTTCTTTTTTATACCTAGTGAAATCGATTTAACTAAAAGATGGCATTAGAAATAAAAGGATTATATGTAACAAGCAGTGACCATGAAGAATTACACTAAATATCgtgttgtatatatatatatatatatatgtgtgtgtatgtgcaCTTTTACAATTGATAAACGAATGTTTTGATTACAACATGTCAATACACGTAAGGACGAACAAATAATGGTTACATTCTCCAGTAATACAccagttaattaattaatgaacGCACGAAGATTATGAACCTCCATGCACCAGGCACCTGACACGGAGTCGTCTCTAGCATAATAAGAGCCGTATATCTTTTTACATTAGAGTTATTATGATCAGAAATAAAGACTATTCAGTGGTTGCACCCTGGAGTCCGGATGGCCAATGCAGATGTCAGAAATGCCCATTTCCCACTAAAAAACATGCTGGAAATGCCTTTGCTCCTCTTGGAGAGTGGAACAAGCCACGCATCACTTCCCTCGCATCCGAATTCCGGCTTCATCACCTTCTCTGCCTTCTTCTTGACCAACTCTTGCTCAGTAGTCGTAGGGCCTGTTACTTCCTTTGGTGTTAAGAGGAGCGACACAATCTGCAGCAGCTCACTCACTGTTGCTGTTTCTTTGTTGCCTAAGGACCTTTGGTAAGATGACGACTTCGTCACCAGGAACTTGTCCCTGATGAGCGCCTTGAACTTGCTAAAAATGGAAACCCTGCCACTAACTTTGGTCGTAACACTAATGGGGAAATGGAACTTCTCGATCGCCTTGCTGACGTCGCTTGCTAGGGGATTCAAGTGCAAGCTGACCTTCGTCGACGGCTCAACGCGGTGGAAGAATGTCTTGGCCGCGCCGACCCTCGAGATGAAGAGCCCATGCTTGACGTCAACCTTCTCGTCGTATAGTAGGTCGAAGGATGTGTTAGGGTTGACGTCATCGAAGCCAATAGCAAAGTCGTCAGGTTGAGATTGCGAGAAGATGGGGGCAGTGTCTAGGCCTCTTGCGTCAGTGGGATCGGTCAGGTGACCGGCTTCTCCTGCAATCTAGCTCTCAGTTAGTACATGCATGAAGGTCAAGTGGCGTAGCTAAGGTTTAATTAGAGATCATCACTTAAAGTGGAGCGCATGTTGCTGTTgcaccaaaaaaaattatatacctGAATTGTCAGCAGTGACTGATATAGGGTATTGTGTGATGCACTCTGTTGGATTGTTTTCATCTCCTTCTACAACAATCTGCTTGCATtgat
This window contains:
- the LOC120692098 gene encoding uncharacterized protein LOC120692098 isoform X2, whose translation is MAVAHSCSCCLQVVLLWAALWPALSLWTVALAATAVPAKLKAAPAPVVAGPVSRVEDARMFQIYYGRSFKVIKNSGDGKSYLLMQNTSKMAAKTKYCTGRIKSFVIPLANFSVDTTASPVSFFERAEWIKYLGTFTNSEDRANAVYDAIKRNYLCLSKAAANLSTRFKPIVAWIEYTQGMWTFVKESYALQYVTDAGAEIVDATITNKRFNSSDSEDMDNFHAILCTVDVVIDQTYALEPAEYKLSTFLENINVSHDSCFSFVSNRSIWRFDKRIGASGTLDWYDGAISQPQLVLGDLIEVFFPTGNYTTIYFRNLAKEEGVTEIGPEMCTRSMSAPMEPITLPCQ
- the LOC120692098 gene encoding uncharacterized protein LOC120692098 isoform X1; this encodes MAVAHSCSCCLQVVLLWAALWPALSLWTVALAATAVPAKLKAAPAPVVAGPVSRVEDARMFQIYYGRSFKVIKNSGDGKSYLLMQNTSKMAAKTKYCTGRIKSFVIPLANFSVDTTASPVSFFELLGVLESLKGITSNQVASQCVLQSYTSGNTQLVNRTDAQTLSKFSAEFISNIDEDKGCNFAAYVPLEEDTPLQRAEWIKYLGTFTNSEDRANAVYDAIKRNYLCLSKAAANLSTRFKPIVAWIEYTQGMWTFVKESYALQYVTDAGAEIVDATITNKRFNSSDSEDMDNFHAILCTVDVVIDQTYALEPAEYKLSTFLENINVSHDSCFSFVSNRSIWRFDKRIGASGTLDWYDGAISQPQLVLGDLIEVFFPTGNYTTIYFRNLAKEEGVTEIGPEMCTRSMSAPMEPITLPCQ
- the LOC120692101 gene encoding THO complex subunit 7B-like codes for the protein MLAKGRKVAGRGEEMSAHYAFGPQEDDAIIKHRLLTRTTTTRGEPPLKKLQKKFMSFATVIEKDTDNISDCERLYKAFIQEINTFELPLLKSKVVVDANIREKDSFNELQVEIERQILQAQTDIEDLKKQLEQSKIERQHKEECEAIRKVIFLQPPRSETEKLIADLEKEISDLEAENVACVRTLELRKKQFALLLHVVEELQISIEDEQKSIADELRAIAEEKMSIEESGGASDAMAVD